The genomic DNA TCGGAGACGGTGAATAATAACTATATCGCCTATGATGTGGCGAACGATCTCTCACGTCCGCGCTTTGAGTACAACGATGTCCGCTATAAGAATACCTCCAAGTTAGGAGCCTTGTTCAACTGGTCGTTTATGAAAGGCGATCATAAATACGAGTTTCGTAACTTTTTTAGCCAGCGTGGTGTTTCCGCCCTGACACAGAGGGAAGGGATGAACTATTATTCTGACAAGGCGATCCGCAAGTGGGAATCCCTTTATACCGGACGTACGACCTATTCAGGGCAGCTTGACGGCACGCATACGTTACAGGAGGATATCAACAAAGTGGACTGGACTGCCGGCTATGCTTTTGCTGCCTATCGGGAACCGGACCGCAAGATCGTCAATTCCATCCTCGACGAGACGAAGACGGACTTACCGAATTATTACGTCTCCGATCCGATGCGCTATTACCAGGACTTGAAGGATCACGGTGTTTCGCTCGCTGCCAATTATGAACATAAGTTCACTGTCTCCGACAAGTTCGCCCCTGTTCTTGACGGTGGTGTCTATGGAGAATATAAGAGTCGTACGTTCGATGCTCGCCGATTCGGTTACAATCTGTTAGGTAAAGGGTATGACCGGTATGCCGATTGGGATTATACGGGGCTGTTCTGTGATGAGAACATTTCGGCAGACAGGATATGGATGCGTGAGACGACGACGAACAGCGACTCCTATACTTCCGAAAATATCTTGGGAGCCGCTTATGTCTCTGCCAAGTTGAACTACGGGGAGGCGCTGAATGCCAATATCGGTGTCCGTATGGAATATTATAACCTTAAAATGGATGGTTACAGTTCAGACGGTACGACTCCTGTTCACTTGGATAACCGGACGAGCGATTTTTTTCCTTCCGTCAATATCTCTTACAACCTGTCTGCGAAACACCTTGTGCGTGCTGCTTACGGCCGTTCGGTCAACCGGCCGGAGTTCCGTGAGGTAGTACCATATGTGTATTTTAATTTCGAGCGGGATGCGAATATAGTCGGTAATACCGAATTGAAGAATGCTTATGCGGACAATCTGGAGGTGCGTTATGAATTCTATCCGGCATCCGGCGAGATGATAACAGTCGGTGCATTCTACAAACGGTTCAAGGATCCGATCGAGGAAACCTATAACGAGGCGGGTTCCGGTTTACAATATACCTATCACAATGCGAAGAATGCCGAGACGTTCGGCATTGAGTTGGATATGAAGAAAAGCCTTGACTTTATCGGATTAAGAGGGTTGAGCTTGGTCTGTAATGCCGCCTATATCCATAGCCGTGTCCGCTTTGAGGAAGGAGCGCCTGAACGTGACCGGCCATTGGCGGGTCAATCTCCTTATCTGGTGAATGCCGGTCTGTTTTATCAGCACGATGACAAGGGAATCTCCGCTTCGCTACTTTACAACCGTATCGGGAAGCGCATCGAGTCGGTCGGTGTCCCGATGCAGGACCAGAATGAAGATATTCCCGACATATATGAGATGCCTCGTAATTCCCTGGATTTGACTTTTTCGAAGAAGATCGGCAAAGCTGTTGAGATCAAAGCTGGGATTCAGGATATGCTGAACTCTAAAATCGAATACAAACAGTTCGTGAAGTTGACGGACAAGAACGGCGGCAAGCGTGAACGTGAACAGTTGGTACGCAGCTACCGTCCGGGAGTGGATATTAATGTCGGTGTTTCCCTCAAGTTTTAAAGTGAATTAGAATATATCTCTATTACAAACAAAATGTTTTTATTATGAACAGATTTCTATTGAAAGGTTTGGCCTCTGTATGTGCGTTGGCCGTTATGTTTGGAACTGTATCTTGTAGTGATGATGACAAGCCTGATGGCTCTATAGCTGTATCGGCTGTTGCCGTAAGTCCTACGACTGCAACTGTCAAGGTTGGCGAGTCCGTGACATTGTCTGCCACCATTACTCCGGACGATGCAACGGATAAAACGATAACATGGAGTTCCTCCGATGAAAAGGTGGCAACAGTAGATGCCGGTAAGGTGACAGGGGTTACCGAGGGTACTGCTACGATCACCGCTACGACAAAAGATGGCAATAAGACGGCAACTTGTGCTGTGACTGTTTCTAATGAGGCTCCGTCTTCCAAAGAAGTGATCTTGGAGGGAGAGATAACTTCCGATCTTACGCTGAATGCTGCTGATAAGAACTATATGAAAGGCTTTGTCTATGTAAAACCGGGTGTTACGTTGACAATTGAAGCTGGAACGGTCATCAAGGGTATATCTGTTTCTTCCGGTGAAAAGGCTGCCTCTTTGATTATCGAACCGGGTGCGAAGATCATGGCTGAAGGTACGGTTGACAAACCGATCGTCTTTACTTCCGATAAAGAACCGGGCAAGCGTGCGACGGGAGACTGGGGAGGTTTGATTATCTGCGGTAATGCTCGTGTAAACCAGACAAAAAGACCGGTTATCGAGGGTGGACCCGGAACGGAATATGGTAACACGACCTCCGATGAATTTAATGGAGAAAGCTCTGGTAAGTTGAAATATGTCCGTATTGAATTTGCTGGCTATCCTTTGGAACCCGACAAGGAGATCAACGGTCTGACATTCGGTGGTGTCGGTAGTGGTACGGAAGTGGAGTTCGTACAGGTGTCTTATTCTAATGACGATTCGTATGAATGGTTCGGTGGAACGGTCAATGCTAAGCATTTGGTTGCTTACAAAGGTTGGGACGATGATTTCGATACCGATTACGGCTATACGGGTAACTTGCAGTTTCTGTTGAGTGTGCGTGACAAGGACATCGCTGATACTTCCGACTCTAACGGCTTCGAATCCGATAATGATGCAAGTGGTTCTTCCAATACCCCGCTTACGAAGCCTGTCTTCTCCAACGTGACTTTGATCGGTCCGTTCTATGGAAAGGTTTCTGATATGACACAAGCCGAGGTTGAAGCAAAGACAGCCGATGCCGCTAATGGAGCCAAAGGAGGTAAATTCCAGGCTGCCATGCATCTGCGCCGTAATTCGAGTTTGAATGTCTACAACTCCGTATTCACGGGATGGCCTTACGGACTTCGTGCAACGGATAAGAAAGGTACGGCAAATGATGGTATCGCCGTTAAGAATGTAATCTTTGCCGGTATGTGGAAGAACTTCTACGATGACGAAAAGGTAAGCGAGAACTTCTTCAACCGCGCTGGTAACAATACTACTTTGGCAACCACCAACGAAATTATTTCAAAAGACGGTGACTATTCTTCTGTCGTTGCTTCTGCCGTACAAGGAGCCGAATTTGTTGATGAAGTCTTGAATAACAGCTTTTTTGAAAAAGTAACTTACAAAGGAGCTTTTGATGGAACAAACGATTGGACAGCCGGTTGGACAAACTGGGATCCTCAGAACACTGAATATTAAAAAGATGATAAAGAGATTATTATTGACATCAACATTATTGGCAAGTTCTGCCCTGGCAATCCAGGCGCAGGACTTGTTCCTTAGTGAAGGCCAGTATTATACGGACGAGTCTCAAACAACTCCTTACACTGGCCGCTATACCGAGTTTTACGATGATGGTATGTTGAAGATGGAGCTTTTCCTCAAAGACGGCCGTCCCGAAGGAACTTATGTGATTTACTATCCTGATGGCAAGATTGCGGAAGTCCGTTCTTACTATCACGGCATTTTTCATGGAGAATGGCGTACTTATAACGAAGCCGGGCAACTGACCGGTATTGCTTCCTATAAAGATGGGCAAAAAGACGGACCTTGGCGGGTGTGGAACGATAAAGGCATTCTTCGTTTCGAAATGTTTTATGCTAAAGGAAGGAAAAGCGGCATTTGGCGTACTTGGGATGATGATGGCAAGCTGTTGACGGAAGAGAAGCAAGAGGAGTAAGCGTGGGGATCACCATTGCATTCTGCGTAGGCATTGCAGTATTCCTGCAAAACTTATGCAGAATGCAATAAAAAGGCTATCGGTTCCCTAAATCGTCATACAAGGTTTGCAGGAGTGCCTTTCCTTTGCGGAGTCGCAAGTCACTGCCTTTTCGGGGGGCTTCGATCAGAGGTTTGTTCCCTTCGTTGTCATAGACGGATATACCGGTGCTGTCGATAAACCCGAATCCGTTAGAATAAGTATAGAATGCATATTCCGGATAATCGGGACTTAGGATGTTCCGGCTGAAAGTGAAAGTGTCGTGATCGATCCCTAACTGGTTCAATAGGGTGGCGGCAAGATCCGTCTGATTGGCTAATTTGTCAATCACGACAGGTTCTTTCACCGCACCGCCGATCCAAAGCATCGGTATATGGTAGCGGCGAGGTTCATAGTTGACCACATCTTTCGGATAAGGATATCCGTGGTCGGAAACGAAAATAACCAGCGTATTTTTCCATACAGGCAATTCTTTCAATTTGTCTATGAAGTTGCCGATACAACTGTCCGTGAAGGCAACCGAGTTCGGATACAGCCCCATTTCGTCCAACCGGTGGTAGGGAACTTCAAACGGCTCATGGCTGCTTAACGTCAGGAAAGTGCTGAGCCAGGGAGCTTGGTTGTCCCGGTTTTTGATGTCTTCGTACAGGTGGCGGAACGTAATATCGTCGTTCGCTCCCCATTTACTCAAGCGGCTGGTGAGCGGAAAGTCACGGTCTGCCGTGATCCGGCTGTAACCGGAACTGAAGAAATAACTCTGCATATTGGTAAAGTTGATATCGCCTCCGTACAGCATGTCGGCAACATATCCTTCGTTTGTCAGAGTTTTGGCGATAGAGGGGAGTGTTTGGCTTTTTGCCGGATACTTCATGATGGAAGTGGTCGGCTGTGCCAAATATCCGTTTAACACCGAAACGATTCCTCTGTCTGTCCGGAATGAATTGGCATACATGTTTGTGAAAAGTACTCCTTCCCGACTCAATCGGTTCAGGTTAGGCGTGATGATGGAATCTCCGCCGACCGCTCCGATCGCGTTTGCCGAGAAACTTTCCATCAGGATAATCAATATATTCGGTCGTGAGGTATTGAGAAGGGATTGCAGAGGCTTTTGCTGTAAATCTGCATCTGCGGGATTCGTCCCTTTGCGTCCCCGCATCGAGTGCGGAGACAAAGTATCCATTACCTCCTTCCTTTCCTCTTCCGGGAAAAAATTGAACTGTGCCGCAAAATCCTGTTGCTTGCTAAGTGAAGCGATCAGGCTGAAACAAGGATTGATTGCCGAATGGTTGAGGAATTGGTTTTGGCTGAAATATACCATCCCCACGTTCGCCGTCGAAGTCGTTACGCCTCCTCGTATCGGAATGAAGAGTATCCCTCCTGACAGGATAATGATAAGGCTTCCGCCCAACCGTTTCCGCACCAGTGTTTCAGGGAAGAGCGGAACGATAAACCTCTTCAACACCCAATATATCCCGAAAGCATATACGGCGAACATCAGCAATTGGGCAAAGAATTGCCCCAGCGGTACACTTGCCATCGCATCGCCGGGTGATTGAAGATAGAAGAAAAGAGTCGCATCCAGCCTGAATCCCCAGTAGCCGTATAAAGCCACATCCACGGAAAAGATCGCTGCGATCAATACCGCCATGATTCCGAAATATCCTTTCAGCAGTTTCCTGTAAAAAGACCCCGGCAACCATACCGAAACTAACGTCATCAGCAAAGGTAACGCTGTCAGATAGCCGGCTATCGTACAGTCCAATAGTAACCCGTGTGTAATTACCTTAAGGTAATCGATTAGCGAGCATCCGCTCGCTAAGGCATGGTGGTACAGCATAAACACAGGCTTCTGGATTGCCAATAATGGTAACCACATGAAATATAGGGTAAGGAGGAAGAGGATTCTTTTTTTCATATACAGGGAAGGTATCAGAGAAAGAACCAGATATATGTCATCCACATATCTGGTTTTTCTTCTGGAAAGTTATCGATGCTTGTTTATTTATAAAGCTTTTCTCTCAGCTCGGCAACCATCGGATCGGTAATATAATCGTCGTATTCCATTATACGGTCGATAATGCCGTTCGGAGTCAGCTCGATGATGCGATTGGCAACCGTCTGGATGAACTCGTGGTCATGGCTGGAGAACAGGATGTTTCCTTTGAATGACTGCAATGTGTTGTTGAATGCTTGGATGGATTCCAAATCCAGATGGTTGGTCGGCGTGTCGAGGATGATACAGTTGGCATCCGTCAACATCATGCGGGAGATCATACAACGCATCTTTTCACCTCCGGAAAGTACACTCACTTTCTTCAACAGCTCTTCGCCGGAAAACAGCATACGTCCGAGGAAGCCTTTCAGGAAGACCTCGTTCGTGTCGGGCGAGAACTGGCTCAGCCAGTCGATCAGATTATAATCCGAGTTGAAATACTTGGAGTTGTCGAGCGGCAGATAGGTCGTCGTGATGGTTTGTCCCCATTGGTACGTTCCGGCATCGGCCTTTTCTTCTCCGTTGATGATTTGGAAAAGGGCGGTCATCGCACGCGGGTCGTGACTGATGAATACGATCTTGTCGTCTTTCTCCACGTTGAAGTTGAGGTCCTGGAAAAGGACTTTCCCGTCGATGGACTTTGTCAGCCCCTTTACTTCCAATATCTGGTTGCCCGGTTCGCGGTTGGGCGTGAACAGGATACCCGGATAGCGTCGTGAAGAAGGCTTGATCTCTTCGATGTTCAGTTTCTCCAACATCTTCTTGCGGCTGGTCGTCTGTTTAGACTTCGCTACGTTGGCACTGAAACGGCGGATGAACTCTTCCAATTCTTTCTTCTTTTCTTCCGCTTTCTTATTCTGGTTCTGCTGCTGGCGGAGTGCTAACTGGCTGGATTCGTACCAGAAGCTATAGTTTCCGGCGAACATCTGCAGTTTACCGAAGTCGATATCTACCGTATGCGTACAGACAGAGTCGAGGAAGTGACGGTCGTGGCTGACAACCAACACGGTGTGTTCGAAGTTCGCCAGATAGTTTTCAAGCCACATGACGGTTTCAAGGTCGAGGTCGTTGGTCGGCTCGTCCAGCAACAGGTTATCAGGCTGTCCGAAGAGGGCGCGTGCCAGCAGGACACGTACTTTCTGCTTACCGCTCATGTCCTTCATCAGTGTGTAATGGAATTCTTCCGAGATGCCCAATCCGCTCAAGAGGGCGGCGGCATCGCTTTCGGCATTCCAGCCTTCCATCTCGGCGAACTTCTCTTCCAGTTCCGATACGCGGATACCGTCGGCATCGCTGAAATCAGGTTTTGCATACAGGGCGTTTTTCTCGCTCATCACCTCCCAAAGGGTGGTGTGTCCCATCAACACTGTGTCCATTACGGTGTATTCATCAAATGCGAAGTGGTCCTGACTCAATACGGAAAGGCGTTCACCCGGTCCTAAAGACACTGTTCCGCGTGTAGGATCCAGCTGTTTGCTGATAACACGGAGGAATGTTGATTTACCGGCGCCGTTAGCCCCGATGATACCGTAGCAGTTGCCCGGCGTGAACTTCATATTGACATCCTGGAACAGGATACGTTTTCCGAACTGTACGTCCAGATTGTTAACCGTTATCATATCTTATATACCTATTAATTTGCTTTTGAATGGGCAAAGGTACGAAAAATATCGCAAACCCATAGCTTTATGGATACTAACGCATAGGGTTAGCTTCTGTAAAGCTATGGGTTTGTTATTCCTTTCTGAAGTTTTATTTATACAATCCTTCTCTTGACAGCAGATGCTCCAAGTTGGCTACTCCCAGCGTCACGATCGCCATTACTGTAGCGGCATGTTCCTGATATTCCGGGATGCTTTTGCTGTAAGTGTCGCGTTCGGTGTGCCAGATCTCACCGTAGTTGAAGTTGTATCCTTTGATGTCCTTTTCGTTGAAGGCGATGGCCGGGACTGCTTCGACAGCAAAAACGGATGCATCCGTACCGGCAGGTTTGGCAGGTTTGGTGAACGGGCCGGCTTCTTTCACTTCGAACGGATAGTCGGGATGGATCTTCTTGACGGGCGCGCATATCTTCACGAAGTCCTGATACATCGCTTTCGGAACATTGAGTCCGACGGGAGGTGTCGGGCCTCCGTCGCGGTTGAACAAGTTGGAGATTTTATCTAATTTATCTTTATTGGCTTTCACCCAGGCTGTAGAACCTAACAATCCGAATTCTTCGCCAGCAAAAGCACAGAATAACATCGTCCGTTTAGGCTTCGCACCGGATTTCATGATCATGCGGGCCGCTTCCATCACCGGAGTGACGCCGGAACCGCAGTCCACGCCACCTGTCGCCACGTCGAACGCATCCAGATGACCACTCGCCATCACATACTCGTCCGGATATTTACAGCCTTTGATCTTACCGATCACATTATAGTATTTTACCGGTCCCATACGAAAATGGTTACGGATATCGAACTCAAGGAAGAAGGTGCGGCGTTCCTTTACCATCTGCTTGATGGCCGCATACTGGTGTTCGTCTAACTTGATGTCGCAGACTTCCGGCAGGTTGTCAAACGTGAAAGTCGGATCGTGTATGATTGCCTTGTCATAGAGGGCACGCAAAGGGACGGTGGCCGATTGGATAAAACCCAATACGCCGGCTTCGCACATCTGTTTGTAGAACAAGGCCGGGACATCCTCTTTCAATGGCAGCAGCGGGTTGTCGGTATTGTTGCGCCAGTTATCCTCCATGATCTGGCGGTTCTTTTTGGCCGTTTCGTTGTTTTCGGAAATGATGGCGGCACGGATGGAGTCGCCTTTGGCGGAACGGTCGACCGGCCAGCCGACATTCTTCCCGTTGATCAGCACCCAAGCCCCTTTTAGTTGTCCTTTCATGCGGTCGAACTCGCTTTGGGTAAGCGGTTCCTGTAAGACATGTCCGCGTTGTACACCCTTTGTTCCGGCGGTGTAGGAGGGAGTGACGAAATGCAGTTCCATCCCGTTTTCTCCCAACAGTTTGCCGAACCACGGTCCTCGGTTGAAGCCGACCGGCAGCGTGCCGGCCTCTTGTAGTTCTACTTCCAGTCCCCATTCCGTAAATTTCGAGGCAACCCATTCAACTGCATTATCGTATGCGTTCGAGCCGATCACACGGCCGCCGATGCGGTTGGTGAGTACATCTAAATGATCCATCACTTGATTATCCGTTTGACCGATTTCGATGATTTTGTTTACAGCTGCGTCCTGTGCCATGACCGAATGAACAGTCATGCAAGCCATCGAAGCCCAAATAAGTAAAGTCCGTTTCATATTGTGTGTTTTTATGGTAATGCAAATTAAGATATAAAAAGCGTCTGCTCCAAATCTCCGCAAAGGTAAAAGTAGGCTTCAGGCAGGAATGACAACGTGTGTAAGGTCCCATTGTTATCTTCATCACGTTGCCGTTTAGGTTTCTTAATAAGGTAAATGCGAGGTGTATTCTTAGATTATACTTACTTTTGTATTTGAAACAGAAATAGGAATATGATATTTTACTTTACTGGAACTGGAAACTCTCTTTGGGTGGCAAAGGCTCTGAGTGAGGCGCTGGGAGAACAGTTGGTTTCAATTGCAGAAGAACTGCATAAGGAAAAGGATGGTTGGGGCTATCCGGTTCGTCCGGATGAAAAGATATTGTTTGTCTATCCTGTGCATTCCTGGGGACCGGCGGTGTCTGTGACCCGTTTTATCTCTCGTCTGACTTTAAACGGATATACTGGACAATCGGTCTATTCCGTTTCTACCTGTGGAGATGAATGCGGATATACAGATCGACTGATCGGGAAAGCTTTGGAAAAAAGAGCGATATCGCTAACGGCAGCATACTCTGTCATTATGCCGAACAACTATATCTTGTTGCCTGGTTTCGATGTAGACGACAAAGATGTGGAGGAACGGAAACTGCAGGATGCCCCGGCACGTGTGGCCGAGATTATCGAAGCGATCCGGGAGCATGGGCAGGACGCTTTGTATCATACAGGAAGCATGCCCGGTTTGAAAAGCTACTGGATTTATCCTCTTTTTGCCCATCTGGCAATCGGAAGTAATTCTTTCCGGGTGACGGATGTTTGTATTTCCTGTGGGTTATGTGAACGGATTTGTCCGACCGGAACGATCAGCATGCAGGCAGGGAAGCCTGTTTGGACGGATACCTGTGTGCAGTGTGTCGCTTGCATTCACCGCTGTCCGGTTCGTGCGATCGAATATGGAAAGGGAACGCTGAAAAAAGGGCGATATCATCACCCTGAGATTAAATAATAAACGAAACAGATAAAAATGAAACGATTAGTAGCGACAGCCCTGGTGGCCCTGATGTTGGCGAGTTGCCAGGAAGCACCGAAAGGTTATGTGATAAATGGAGAAGTGACCGGCAGGACGGAAGGGAAAGTCTATCTCAAGTCCTTCCGGAATAAGATGTTTTTTGATGTCGATAC from Parabacteroides merdae ATCC 43184 includes the following:
- a CDS encoding TonB-dependent receptor, which translates into the protein MGNKCETGNVKRFFLLLLGSFLSLSAWAQTGVICGTVSDAKFKDALIGASVVIEGTTVGAIADVEGNFRIENVKPGKYTIVASYVSYKSETIRDVVVKAHQESVLRIELSDADLQLQNVVVVAQRKLGTETAIINTVRKSLPVVSGISAQQIGKTQDSDAAEVLRRIPGLTIVDDRFVVVRGLAQRYNNVWLNEATTPSSETDSRAFSFDVLPSSLIDNMMVYKSPSAELPADFSGGFVQVMTKNIPDGNTFNVSYQMGFNTNATFRSFQLTDGSWKDYLGFGAGVRSLPSSFPSHLGDYSTEEAAAFTRRINQRWGINRFTAIPDQKISLTSHRSFDAGDWKIGNIANVNWSTGYDYSETVNNNYIAYDVANDLSRPRFEYNDVRYKNTSKLGALFNWSFMKGDHKYEFRNFFSQRGVSALTQREGMNYYSDKAIRKWESLYTGRTTYSGQLDGTHTLQEDINKVDWTAGYAFAAYREPDRKIVNSILDETKTDLPNYYVSDPMRYYQDLKDHGVSLAANYEHKFTVSDKFAPVLDGGVYGEYKSRTFDARRFGYNLLGKGYDRYADWDYTGLFCDENISADRIWMRETTTNSDSYTSENILGAAYVSAKLNYGEALNANIGVRMEYYNLKMDGYSSDGTTPVHLDNRTSDFFPSVNISYNLSAKHLVRAAYGRSVNRPEFREVVPYVYFNFERDANIVGNTELKNAYADNLEVRYEFYPASGEMITVGAFYKRFKDPIEETYNEAGSGLQYTYHNAKNAETFGIELDMKKSLDFIGLRGLSLVCNAAYIHSRVRFEEGAPERDRPLAGQSPYLVNAGLFYQHDDKGISASLLYNRIGKRIESVGVPMQDQNEDIPDIYEMPRNSLDLTFSKKIGKAVEIKAGIQDMLNSKIEYKQFVKLTDKNGGKREREQLVRSYRPGVDINVGVSLKF
- a CDS encoding Ig-like domain-containing protein produces the protein MNRFLLKGLASVCALAVMFGTVSCSDDDKPDGSIAVSAVAVSPTTATVKVGESVTLSATITPDDATDKTITWSSSDEKVATVDAGKVTGVTEGTATITATTKDGNKTATCAVTVSNEAPSSKEVILEGEITSDLTLNAADKNYMKGFVYVKPGVTLTIEAGTVIKGISVSSGEKAASLIIEPGAKIMAEGTVDKPIVFTSDKEPGKRATGDWGGLIICGNARVNQTKRPVIEGGPGTEYGNTTSDEFNGESSGKLKYVRIEFAGYPLEPDKEINGLTFGGVGSGTEVEFVQVSYSNDDSYEWFGGTVNAKHLVAYKGWDDDFDTDYGYTGNLQFLLSVRDKDIADTSDSNGFESDNDASGSSNTPLTKPVFSNVTLIGPFYGKVSDMTQAEVEAKTADAANGAKGGKFQAAMHLRRNSSLNVYNSVFTGWPYGLRATDKKGTANDGIAVKNVIFAGMWKNFYDDEKVSENFFNRAGNNTTLATTNEIISKDGDYSSVVASAVQGAEFVDEVLNNSFFEKVTYKGAFDGTNDWTAGWTNWDPQNTEY
- a CDS encoding toxin-antitoxin system YwqK family antitoxin, whose product is MIKRLLLTSTLLASSALAIQAQDLFLSEGQYYTDESQTTPYTGRYTEFYDDGMLKMELFLKDGRPEGTYVIYYPDGKIAEVRSYYHGIFHGEWRTYNEAGQLTGIASYKDGQKDGPWRVWNDKGILRFEMFYAKGRKSGIWRTWDDDGKLLTEEKQEE
- a CDS encoding LTA synthase family protein, with translation MKKRILFLLTLYFMWLPLLAIQKPVFMLYHHALASGCSLIDYLKVITHGLLLDCTIAGYLTALPLLMTLVSVWLPGSFYRKLLKGYFGIMAVLIAAIFSVDVALYGYWGFRLDATLFFYLQSPGDAMASVPLGQFFAQLLMFAVYAFGIYWVLKRFIVPLFPETLVRKRLGGSLIIILSGGILFIPIRGGVTTSTANVGMVYFSQNQFLNHSAINPCFSLIASLSKQQDFAAQFNFFPEEERKEVMDTLSPHSMRGRKGTNPADADLQQKPLQSLLNTSRPNILIILMESFSANAIGAVGGDSIITPNLNRLSREGVLFTNMYANSFRTDRGIVSVLNGYLAQPTTSIMKYPAKSQTLPSIAKTLTNEGYVADMLYGGDINFTNMQSYFFSSGYSRITADRDFPLTSRLSKWGANDDITFRHLYEDIKNRDNQAPWLSTFLTLSSHEPFEVPYHRLDEMGLYPNSVAFTDSCIGNFIDKLKELPVWKNTLVIFVSDHGYPYPKDVVNYEPRRYHIPMLWIGGAVKEPVVIDKLANQTDLAATLLNQLGIDHDTFTFSRNILSPDYPEYAFYTYSNGFGFIDSTGISVYDNEGNKPLIEAPRKGSDLRLRKGKALLQTLYDDLGNR
- a CDS encoding ABC-F family ATP-binding cassette domain-containing protein, with the protein product MITVNNLDVQFGKRILFQDVNMKFTPGNCYGIIGANGAGKSTFLRVISKQLDPTRGTVSLGPGERLSVLSQDHFAFDEYTVMDTVLMGHTTLWEVMSEKNALYAKPDFSDADGIRVSELEEKFAEMEGWNAESDAAALLSGLGISEEFHYTLMKDMSGKQKVRVLLARALFGQPDNLLLDEPTNDLDLETVMWLENYLANFEHTVLVVSHDRHFLDSVCTHTVDIDFGKLQMFAGNYSFWYESSQLALRQQQNQNKKAEEKKKELEEFIRRFSANVAKSKQTTSRKKMLEKLNIEEIKPSSRRYPGILFTPNREPGNQILEVKGLTKSIDGKVLFQDLNFNVEKDDKIVFISHDPRAMTALFQIINGEEKADAGTYQWGQTITTTYLPLDNSKYFNSDYNLIDWLSQFSPDTNEVFLKGFLGRMLFSGEELLKKVSVLSGGEKMRCMISRMMLTDANCIILDTPTNHLDLESIQAFNNTLQSFKGNILFSSHDHEFIQTVANRIIELTPNGIIDRIMEYDDYITDPMVAELREKLYK
- a CDS encoding M28 family metallopeptidase → MKRTLLIWASMACMTVHSVMAQDAAVNKIIEIGQTDNQVMDHLDVLTNRIGGRVIGSNAYDNAVEWVASKFTEWGLEVELQEAGTLPVGFNRGPWFGKLLGENGMELHFVTPSYTAGTKGVQRGHVLQEPLTQSEFDRMKGQLKGAWVLINGKNVGWPVDRSAKGDSIRAAIISENNETAKKNRQIMEDNWRNNTDNPLLPLKEDVPALFYKQMCEAGVLGFIQSATVPLRALYDKAIIHDPTFTFDNLPEVCDIKLDEHQYAAIKQMVKERRTFFLEFDIRNHFRMGPVKYYNVIGKIKGCKYPDEYVMASGHLDAFDVATGGVDCGSGVTPVMEAARMIMKSGAKPKRTMLFCAFAGEEFGLLGSTAWVKANKDKLDKISNLFNRDGGPTPPVGLNVPKAMYQDFVKICAPVKKIHPDYPFEVKEAGPFTKPAKPAGTDASVFAVEAVPAIAFNEKDIKGYNFNYGEIWHTERDTYSKSIPEYQEHAATVMAIVTLGVANLEHLLSREGLYK
- a CDS encoding EFR1 family ferrodoxin (N-terminal region resembles flavodoxins. C-terminal ferrodoxin region binds two 4Fe-4S clusters.); amino-acid sequence: MIFYFTGTGNSLWVAKALSEALGEQLVSIAEELHKEKDGWGYPVRPDEKILFVYPVHSWGPAVSVTRFISRLTLNGYTGQSVYSVSTCGDECGYTDRLIGKALEKRAISLTAAYSVIMPNNYILLPGFDVDDKDVEERKLQDAPARVAEIIEAIREHGQDALYHTGSMPGLKSYWIYPLFAHLAIGSNSFRVTDVCISCGLCERICPTGTISMQAGKPVWTDTCVQCVACIHRCPVRAIEYGKGTLKKGRYHHPEIK